One region of Chlorobiota bacterium genomic DNA includes:
- the rplC gene encoding 50S ribosomal protein L3: MSTLIGRKIGMTGMFNEQGVYVPCTLIETGPCTVVQVKTDDSDGYAALQLGYGSGKDRNVNKALGGHLAKAGVGTPKLLREVRTFEAANYKVGDVISVGDVFAVGDTVKVVATSKGRGFQGVMKRHHFGGVGMQTHGQSDRQRAPGSIGGSSYPSRVFPGTRMAGRMGGKQTTVRNLQIVGVLPEKNVLIVKGSIPGAPNSIVEVVRMPKA, translated from the coding sequence ATGTCCACGCTCATCGGAAGAAAAATTGGCATGACGGGAATGTTCAACGAACAAGGGGTGTACGTCCCTTGCACGTTGATCGAGACCGGCCCCTGCACCGTTGTGCAGGTGAAAACAGATGACTCCGACGGCTACGCCGCCCTTCAACTGGGGTACGGCAGCGGTAAAGATAGAAACGTCAACAAGGCATTGGGGGGGCATCTGGCCAAAGCAGGGGTGGGAACACCGAAACTGCTTCGCGAAGTCCGCACCTTCGAAGCCGCCAACTACAAAGTGGGCGATGTTATCAGCGTGGGCGATGTCTTTGCCGTTGGCGATACAGTGAAAGTGGTTGCCACCAGTAAGGGGCGCGGATTTCAGGGCGTTATGAAACGCCACCACTTCGGCGGCGTTGGAATGCAGACCCACGGACAGTCGGACCGCCAGCGTGCACCAGGCTCGATTGGCGGATCAAGCTACCCATCACGCGTGTTCCCCGGGACCCGGATGGCTGGCCGAATGGGGGGGAAGCAAACCACAGTCCGCAACCTTCAGATTGTTGGGGTTCTGCCGGAAAAGAACGTGCTGATCGTGAAAGGCTCGATCCCCGGCGCACCAAACAGCATCGTGGAAGTTGTACGGATGCCCAAAGCCTAA
- the rplW gene encoding 50S ribosomal protein L23: protein MRQILKRPILTEKSTSLSNNAQYVFEVDVNANKIEIRKAVENRYRVDVTSVRTITVRPQARVQMTRRGWIQGKTKWRKKAIVSLKQGQTIDIVGDLPTEE from the coding sequence ATGAGACAGATTTTGAAGCGGCCAATTCTCACCGAGAAAAGCACCTCGCTGAGCAACAACGCCCAATATGTTTTTGAGGTTGATGTAAACGCAAACAAGATTGAAATCCGCAAAGCGGTGGAAAACCGCTATCGGGTGGATGTCACCAGCGTCCGTACCATCACCGTTCGCCCGCAAGCCCGCGTCCAGATGACCCGCCGAGGCTGGATCCAGGGCAAGACCAAATGGCGCAAAAAAGCCATTGTATCATTGAAGCAGGGACAGACAATAGATATTGTTGGCGATCTGCCGACCGAGGAATAA
- the rplB gene encoding 50S ribosomal protein L2 produces MGIRLSKPITSSRRFYSTPTFDEITSTTPEKSLLAPLKKSGGRNNTGRVTSRHRGGGHKRMYRIIDFKRNKIGIEATVVTVEYDPNRSARICLLEYSDGEKRYILAPNGVKVGDKLMAGPDAEIRDGNAVPIGRVPLGSFIHNIELKPGKGGQLGRSAGTAAQLVAREGKFSTLRLPSGEMRLVRNDCYATLGVVGNSEHENISYGKAGRMRWFGIRPQTRGMAMNPIDHPNGGGEGRSKSGGGRQHPESPWGKYAKGLKTRKKKKASNQYIVRRRTK; encoded by the coding sequence ATGGGTATCCGTCTTAGCAAACCGATCACCAGTTCACGTCGCTTCTACTCGACGCCGACGTTCGACGAGATAACATCAACGACTCCGGAAAAGTCGCTGCTTGCTCCGCTGAAAAAAAGCGGCGGGCGGAACAACACCGGGCGCGTTACTTCGCGCCACCGTGGCGGTGGGCACAAGCGAATGTACCGCATCATTGACTTCAAGCGGAATAAAATCGGGATTGAAGCAACCGTTGTAACTGTTGAGTACGATCCAAACCGCTCGGCTCGCATCTGCCTGCTGGAGTATTCCGACGGCGAAAAACGCTACATCCTTGCTCCGAACGGAGTGAAAGTTGGCGATAAGTTAATGGCCGGCCCCGATGCCGAAATCCGCGACGGAAACGCAGTCCCGATTGGGCGCGTGCCACTTGGTTCGTTCATCCACAACATCGAGCTGAAGCCCGGCAAAGGTGGCCAGCTTGGCCGCTCGGCAGGAACCGCAGCCCAGTTGGTTGCTCGCGAAGGGAAATTCAGCACGCTTCGGCTTCCTTCCGGGGAAATGCGTTTGGTCCGCAACGACTGCTACGCAACACTGGGTGTGGTGGGGAACTCGGAGCACGAGAACATCAGCTACGGGAAAGCAGGCCGCATGCGTTGGTTCGGCATCCGCCCGCAAACGCGCGGAATGGCCATGAACCCGATTGACCACCCGAACGGTGGTGGCGAAGGCCGCTCGAAATCGGGTGGTGGCCGCCAGCATCCCGAGTCGCCGTGGGGTAAGTATGCCAAGGGCTTGAAGACCCGCAAGAAGAAAAAGGCGAGCAACCAGTACATCGTCCGCCGCAGAACGAAGTAA
- the rpsJ gene encoding 30S ribosomal protein S10, with the protein MAAQVIRIKLKSYDHNLIDKSAEKIIRTVKQTGAIVSGPVPLPTERTVYTVNRSPHVDKKSREQFEHRSHKRLIDILNSTPKTVDSLMRLELPAGVDVEIKVDA; encoded by the coding sequence GTGGCAGCACAAGTTATCCGAATCAAACTGAAGTCATACGATCACAACCTGATCGACAAATCGGCGGAGAAGATCATCCGCACGGTCAAGCAGACCGGTGCGATCGTCTCCGGGCCGGTTCCGCTTCCAACCGAACGCACGGTGTATACCGTGAACCGTTCGCCGCACGTTGACAAAAAATCGCGCGAGCAATTCGAGCACCGCTCCCACAAGCGGCTGATTGACATCCTGAATTCAACGCCCAAAACCGTTGATTCGTTGATGCGGCTGGAACTTCCGGCTGGCGTTGATGTGGAAATCAAGGTGGATGCCTAA
- the rplD gene encoding 50S ribosomal protein L4 yields MNLNVLKIDGSSAGSIELPDEVFGIEPNVAVMHQAVKMYLANQRQGTHKTKTRAEVRGGGRKPWKQKGRGTARAGSTRTGVWVGGGNIHGPIPRDYSQAMPKKMRQLARRSALSLKAQSNELVVVEDLGFGEIKTKPFAQMLKAINASGRKAVVLVGSPNENVLRSARNIARCQVLQATDASTYDLLNNQVLVLERSSVAALMSQLGNNGAARATEEGQA; encoded by the coding sequence ATGAATCTCAACGTTCTCAAAATAGACGGCTCTTCGGCTGGCAGCATCGAGCTGCCGGATGAAGTCTTCGGTATCGAGCCGAACGTTGCCGTCATGCACCAAGCCGTCAAGATGTACCTGGCCAACCAACGCCAGGGAACCCACAAGACGAAGACGCGCGCGGAAGTCCGTGGCGGTGGCCGTAAGCCGTGGAAGCAAAAAGGACGCGGAACCGCCCGCGCCGGCTCGACACGGACCGGTGTTTGGGTTGGCGGTGGCAATATCCATGGCCCAATCCCCCGCGATTACTCGCAGGCAATGCCCAAAAAAATGCGCCAGCTTGCGCGCCGCTCGGCCCTTTCGCTGAAAGCGCAATCGAACGAATTAGTTGTGGTGGAGGATTTGGGATTCGGCGAGATTAAAACCAAGCCGTTTGCCCAGATGCTGAAGGCAATCAATGCAAGTGGCCGCAAAGCCGTGGTGTTGGTGGGTTCGCCAAACGAGAATGTTCTCCGTTCGGCCCGGAACATCGCCCGCTGCCAGGTGCTGCAAGCAACCGACGCTTCCACCTACGACCTGCTGAACAACCAGGTGCTGGTGCTGGAACGTAGCTCGGTGGCGGCACTGATGAGCCAACTTGGCAACAATGGCGCAGCACGCGCAACCGAGGAGGGCCAAGCATGA
- a CDS encoding BamA/TamA family outer membrane protein, with protein MTIRHCALIVALLLFSRSGGMAQTPGTPPRSPVASAVRPVVVAIEFVGNASITPAELLYNMESKPTSNSSLQRFFDAYAKLMKANRRFAPRYRVMLEQLVDSLRGNIRYYNSARAASDTAVILRVYQNRGFHDARVTWGIRTDSGNTKVAIRYLIDEGKRYAIQGVGWLGMNLDTLPSEVRQQLLDRQFAKDGEPFAVELVNAERDRAVRILRDHGFPFALGQGVTVITRRDTAAGRFTDSLLLQVYCGRRYRFGTTSHRSDSSHDGTPVDRSLVLGQVEYKPGDWYSDRALEQTRANLNALGVFDRVRIDRVTHGDSSDLVDITFATQLRPQWNTEGAVEVAAEKRVQGWRILLGLSGSLAKTNWLGRAERFSLGGRVAWRPAEGGRLEWEGNLGGHIPSFGSSRIGLSASVSYSDLVEAKWVDRNDVEGVLRDRRVRVVGEAVYRFPVYTFFSNAQFFLNFQYNQYSGVGGYISDATVNKTGAGLVNYDCAFEVLEPDRLEQLYGAIENAMRSSIYRLQVLQGDDINLLVGRDTVARQQFNDLKRTYIGGVTLLHDTRNNFFQPNSGDFLNTRLELGLTGAFNGGFGKLEFDYRYHTPSGFRSSWAFRGHAGWIVQFGEFPLTPVNSRFTAGGANSIRGWGVRDLLVTAPAQLASFLDSIVGECAVPILREIDQESRRLQGGLGVIELSAEYRSWLFDLPTSSTLNQQLNQLQFMGYLDIGNAYFRDYTTDSSLVNLGSIVENLAGSVGMGLGYSTPFGPIRVGFGYKFYDPVDRIGPTRWFWNRPLTLGDVSWHLAIGHAF; from the coding sequence ATGACCATCCGCCATTGCGCCCTGATTGTTGCGCTGCTGCTGTTCAGCAGAAGCGGGGGCATGGCCCAAACCCCAGGCACGCCGCCGCGCAGCCCGGTTGCCAGCGCAGTTCGCCCTGTTGTTGTTGCGATTGAGTTCGTTGGCAATGCCTCGATCACCCCCGCCGAGCTGCTGTACAACATGGAATCCAAGCCCACCAGCAACTCCAGCCTGCAGCGGTTTTTCGACGCTTATGCAAAGTTGATGAAGGCCAACCGCCGGTTTGCCCCTCGGTATCGGGTGATGCTGGAGCAGTTGGTGGATAGCTTGCGCGGGAACATCCGCTACTACAACTCCGCCCGTGCGGCATCGGACACCGCCGTAATCTTGCGGGTCTATCAGAATCGCGGATTCCACGATGCCCGCGTCACATGGGGAATCCGAACCGATAGCGGCAACACCAAAGTGGCGATTCGATACCTGATTGATGAAGGGAAACGCTACGCTATCCAGGGGGTTGGGTGGCTTGGAATGAACCTGGACACGCTTCCCAGCGAGGTGCGCCAGCAGCTGCTTGATCGGCAGTTTGCTAAAGATGGCGAGCCGTTTGCCGTCGAGCTTGTCAATGCCGAGCGCGACCGCGCTGTCCGTATCCTTCGCGATCATGGCTTCCCGTTTGCGCTGGGCCAGGGGGTGACGGTTATCACCCGCCGCGACACCGCTGCCGGGCGTTTTACCGACTCGCTGCTGCTGCAAGTCTATTGCGGACGGCGATACCGTTTTGGAACCACCAGCCACCGCTCCGACTCCTCGCACGATGGGACACCCGTGGATCGCAGCCTGGTGCTGGGGCAAGTGGAGTATAAACCGGGGGACTGGTACAGCGACCGTGCCCTGGAACAAACCCGAGCCAACCTGAACGCGCTTGGCGTGTTCGACCGCGTCCGCATTGACCGCGTTACCCACGGCGACAGCTCCGACTTGGTAGATATCACCTTTGCCACCCAGCTCCGCCCACAATGGAACACCGAGGGCGCGGTGGAGGTGGCTGCTGAAAAACGGGTGCAAGGTTGGCGGATATTGCTGGGTCTTAGCGGAAGCCTTGCCAAAACTAACTGGCTGGGTCGCGCCGAACGCTTCTCGCTGGGAGGGCGCGTTGCGTGGCGGCCCGCCGAAGGGGGGAGATTAGAGTGGGAAGGGAATTTGGGGGGGCATATCCCATCGTTCGGCTCCTCCCGAATCGGGCTTTCCGCCTCGGTTAGCTACAGCGATCTTGTGGAAGCAAAATGGGTGGACCGCAACGACGTTGAAGGGGTGCTTCGCGACCGCCGTGTGCGCGTGGTGGGCGAGGCGGTGTATCGCTTCCCTGTGTATACTTTTTTCAGCAACGCCCAGTTCTTCCTGAACTTTCAGTACAACCAATACTCCGGCGTGGGCGGCTATATCAGCGATGCCACCGTCAACAAAACCGGGGCGGGGCTGGTGAACTACGATTGTGCGTTCGAGGTTCTGGAACCGGACCGGCTGGAGCAACTGTATGGGGCCATCGAGAACGCCATGCGAAGCTCCATCTATCGCCTTCAGGTGTTGCAGGGGGACGACATCAACCTGCTGGTGGGGCGCGACACCGTTGCACGCCAGCAATTCAACGACTTAAAGCGCACGTATATCGGCGGCGTAACGCTGCTGCACGACACCCGGAACAACTTCTTCCAGCCCAACAGTGGCGATTTTTTGAACACACGGCTTGAGCTTGGCCTGACCGGAGCGTTCAACGGCGGGTTCGGAAAACTAGAGTTCGATTACCGCTACCACACCCCCTCCGGCTTCCGCTCCAGCTGGGCGTTCCGGGGTCATGCGGGGTGGATTGTGCAGTTCGGTGAGTTCCCGCTGACTCCTGTCAACAGCCGATTTACCGCTGGCGGGGCCAACAGCATCCGGGGCTGGGGGGTGCGGGACCTTCTGGTGACGGCTCCGGCCCAGCTGGCCAGCTTCCTTGATAGCATTGTTGGGGAGTGCGCGGTCCCGATTTTACGGGAGATTGACCAGGAAAGCCGCAGGCTTCAGGGGGGATTGGGGGTGATTGAACTCAGTGCCGAGTACCGCAGCTGGCTGTTCGATCTGCCAACATCCTCCACGCTGAACCAGCAGCTGAACCAGCTTCAGTTCATGGGGTATTTGGATATTGGGAACGCCTACTTTCGGGATTACACCACCGATAGCTCACTGGTAAATTTGGGGAGCATCGTGGAAAATTTGGCGGGGTCGGTGGGTATGGGGCTTGGGTACTCCACCCCATTTGGCCCGATTCGGGTGGGGTTCGGCTACAAATTCTACGACCCCGTGGACCGCATCGGCCCAACCCGCTGGTTCTGGAACCGCCCGCTAACCCTGGGCGATGTTTCCTGGCATCTTGCAATTGGCCATGCGTTCTAA
- a CDS encoding zinc ribbon domain-containing protein, with product MPTYDYQCATCGKRFEYFQSITSSPLTRCTAETCVRDDGGAKGEGELRRLVSGGAGLVFKGEGFYLTDYARKEQKGGGKSEAGKGESGGSTGKGGSGGTSAAASGTSAAE from the coding sequence ATGCCAACATACGACTACCAATGCGCTACGTGCGGCAAGCGATTCGAGTACTTTCAGTCCATCACCTCCAGCCCGCTAACCCGTTGCACCGCCGAAACCTGCGTTCGCGACGACGGCGGGGCAAAAGGGGAGGGTGAGCTTCGCCGATTGGTGAGCGGCGGGGCGGGGCTGGTGTTCAAGGGGGAAGGATTCTACCTGACCGATTACGCCCGCAAAGAGCAGAAAGGTGGGGGGAAAAGTGAGGCAGGAAAAGGGGAGTCGGGCGGAAGCACGGGGAAAGGGGGAAGCGGCGGAACATCGGCAGCAGCATCGGGAACTTCCGCTGCGGAGTAG